The Fulvia fulva chromosome 1, complete sequence region GTTGAGCTGAGGGAGGCCAATATGGAGCTGTTCACCACGGCTTCGAGTGGAACTGCTGAGCAGCTGGAGAAGCAAGGCCACAGAATGAGTATGTCAAGGGTCTAGCGCCATCGACCGTCTCTTGACCTGGCCCCCGCTCCAAAGGAACGCATAGTGCATAGTGCATAGTGCATAGTGCATAGTGCATATTGCTGGCAGGGAGTCGCATTGTCGGAGGAATGAACGTCGGCTTCGAGAGGTTGGGATTGTCACAGCAGCCAACTTCGAGGCTCGTTGGTTACATGTAGAACTACGTTGCTTTCTGACGGATATGAGAGAAGTCACGGGTGCCGCGGCTGAATGGCGTCAGGGATATGCTTCTCAAAGATTGATCTTTGTGACGATGGATGCGATGGCGGCAGATGGCTGTCGTTGCTTGTGATGCGCGGAGGAAGAAGGTGGCAGATGTTGGTGGTGAGTTGTGATGAGATGTGATGGCGATGGCTTGAATTTGCCAAGCGGCTCGCGTCCCCTCGCGTAGAAGCACCTCCATGCTCCTTACATGTATCTTACATACTCCATCATCACTAACATGATCGGATCATGCAACACATCAAGACTACTACAGCTCCCTTCTGCCATCAGATGTCGACCAGCAGACCTCCTGCTGCGAGGACGTCTCTTCTCGAGCACATGTCGCCAAACAGCTGGCCATGAAAACCCGTTGGTAAGCATGTACGCCCATTAGCCTCTCGTACGCATGTACCTCTTGTGTGCTGTCGTGGTGCGCGTCAATAACAGTTTTGCTACAGGGCCTGCCGCGAGCAGGAACACCTCCAAATCTTGCTGCACGCATGAAGCGAGGTATGCTCGTATCCTGGCGCTTCAGTCAAGCCCAGATGTGCCAATCAGCTGACATCAGTAAAGGTCTTCCTGGGAAAAAGCCCATCGTCAATGTGCGCAAAGTAGTAGCAGTGAGCAGTGCGAAAGGTGGGGTGGGGAAAAGCACAATATCCACCAATCTCGCACTCGCCATGGCTCGGCGAGGTCTACGCACTGGCATCTTGGACACCGACATCTACGGACCCAGTATTCCGACCCTGCTTAACGTCAGTGTACCGCGTTTCTTTGCATTGTGCCGTTCGCTGACGCCGAGCAGCTGGAAGGCTTCGAGCCCGAGCTTGACAGCAGCAACCGACTACTCCCGCTGACAGCGTATGGAGTGAAAGCGATGTCCATGGGCTTTCTCGTGCCACAAGACAGTCCGATTGCCTGGAGGGGTCTCATGGTCCAGAAGGCCATGAACCAGCTTTTGTTCGAGGTTGCTTGGCCGGAGTTAGATGTACTGGTCATGGACTTGCCACCCGGCACAGGCGATGTGCAGCTCACCATCACACAAAGCATTGAGCTTGATGGCAAGTCTAGCAATGTCGCAGATGGGTGTGAACGTATACTGATCTCCCCAAAGGTGCCGTCATCGTTTCAACGCCACAAGATCTTGCGCTGAGAGATGCCGTGAGGGGTGTTGAAATGTTCAAGAAGACCAAGGTACCTATTATGGGAATGGTCCAGAACATGAGCACCTTCACATGTACAAACTGCGGACATCATCATGATATCTTCGGTTTGGATGGTGAGAAGTCTCGGAACGAACGCCCGAACACAGGCTGACTACTGACTGACAGGTGCTCGAAAAAAGTGCGGCGAGCTTGGCCTAGACCTTCTGGGTGATATACCGCTGGACAGCCAGATCTGCAGCGATGCCGATGCCGGGAGACCTACCGTTATATCTCAGCCCGAATCAGCACAAGCCGCAGCGTTCGGCGTTGTTGCTCAGGCACTTGCGGCGAAGCTGAAGTTGTGACCGCATAGCACCATGCGGCATAGCAATCGACTCTCAAGAGATTCGTGATGCTGACTCAAGACACAGCTTGGAATGGCGCTTCCGGCCCGGACGCAGGTTCGGATCGTGATGCTTGTCTGTGAATACCGCACATGAGCTCTTGATCTGACAGAAGGCATGAATCACGACTACGTGGTTCTCTGAAGTCGAGAGTACACTGGCATGAGGAAGCGCCGTCATCACACACGGAACGACTTGTGCGAGGCAGCGTGATCCACGGCTTTGCTTCTTACTGTACACGAAGCCACCAAGCATCCCAGCAAACTCTGCCCTGACAGGACCTGGTACAATCAGATTAGGTTCAGACGCACCTACGTCGCACATGGACCTCACGTGCCATCCATAGTCGCCATGCTGCGGAGCTCGTGGCCGATGAGAGGCCAGAAAAGACTCAAGTTTATTCTCCTCTCAAGCACCGATAGGACCATCGCGGACCGCCCATGTCTGGTCGTGAGCACTGTCATCGATTTATCGTTCCATTGGGCTCGACTACTCCCTTCGCGACGTGGCCAAGTCGCCGAAACGAGACTCACGTTGAGTCTGACAGCTACACGGTGGCATAAAGCTCCTATGATCGCTTGTTACACTGTGCAATATGGGTTGCTGCCTACCCCGCAAGTGGTGATGCAAAGATGGAGTGACACTGCAGCAGTGGGGCGTTGTCCTCACGGCCACGGGGATATTATCGGTAAGTCTCCTGCCTCTCGAAGCGAGTTTACCAGTAAGAACAACACACGGCTCATCGGGCTGGCTCGCCGTGACATGAGCCGAAATGCCGACAATGCAGATATGTATTGAAGAGTTGGATAGACTGCGGAGCTCTGATGCCTGCTAATACCCAAAGCAGCATGGTGCCCGTTAACGCCTCTTTGCTCCCCGTGGGCAAGCTTGATCACAGCGCTGATACCTTCTTCTTTGAGCCCAATAATTTGGGTATTGGATCCTCCTGCCAGGAACCATGTACGCGGTTTCTCAGATCTTGTGCCTCGCGCGGACTGCGGGGAGACGAATGTCGTGCCTTCTCAGCTGCCATCATCGACGCGAGGTGTGACGAGCTCTAGAGTTTATCCGTCGCCTATACGCGCACATGCATCCTGCATACTACAAGTAGGTTGCATTGTCCGTCGAGCAGACCTTTTCTGATACACCTGCGTGTCTGTGCCTCGCAGCAGCAGGACTTACTTCATACTTTGTACCACGTTTCTTTGATCCAGCGGGGATACTCGAGCACTACAGACAAGCATGCTTTTCCAGCATACAGCGCTGCTTACAGCAGCTTTACCACTTGTCTTCGCGCAGACGCCCTTCACGAACGATACCACGCCGAACAGCCCGTTGACGAATGCGACCTCACCGCCTCACTACCCGGCTCCGTGGGGCGAAGGGTTAGGAGACTGGGCAAGCGCCTATGAGAAGGCACGAGCATTCGTATCTCAGCTCACACTGCTAGAGAAGGTCAACTTGACTACCGGAGTTGGCTGGGAGGGCGAGAAGTGCGTTGGCAACACCGGAGCGATTCCTAGACTTGGCTTCAAGGCGCTCTGTCTTCAGGACAGTCCCCTTGGGATAAGATTTGCAGACTTCGCTTCAGCTTTCAGTGCTGGGGTGACCATTGCCGCGACTTGGGATAGGAAGTTGTTCTACTCCCGAGGATATGACATGGGTACAGAGCATAAGCTCAAGGGAATCGATGTACAGCTCGGTCCGGTCGTCGGCCCTCTTGGAAGAGCTCCAGAAGGAGGTCGTAACTGGGAGGGATTCTCTCCTGATCCAGCGCTCTCCGGAATCGCAGTGTACGAAACTGTCAAAGGAATCCAGGATGCCGGAGTCATCGCTTGCACCAAGCACTACATTGCCAAGTAAGTATGCCCATGCGAAGCTGTTGCTTCTATCGTCGACAGACCCCGGGCGGCACACACGCAACCCAAAAAGGCAGCCACCAGCGTGACTTGTGCCCTATTTTCATAGGTTCCATGGCTGACATTCATTACGTCCAGCGAGCAGGAGCACTTTCGACAAGGTCCTCCGCCAGGCAACCTCACTGAGTCACTCAGTTCCAACATTGACGATGTGACCATGCACGAACTTTACTTATGGTATGTATCGGACGAGAGATGGCTCCAGATGAATTCCGAATCCGCTCCAAAGCGTAGCTTGGGGATGATGAGATGCCGGACGGTTCTCGGGCATTGCTAACTCATTTGATTTTGGCAGGCCGTTCGCAGATGCTGTCCGCGCTGGTACAGGCTCGATCATGTGCAGCTACAATCAAATCAACAACAGCTACGGCTGTCAGAACAGTGCCCTGCTTAATGGACTGCTCAAGAACGAACTTGGCTTCCAAGGTTTCGTCGTTAGCGACTGGGCCGCACAGCATTCTGGTGTCTCGTCCGCTTTGGCTGGCCTTGACATGACGATGCCCGGTAGGAGCTGCTAAGGTGCTGCCACGAGGCTAGGCATTGCTGACATTCTCCAGGTGATGTCGCATTTGACAGCTCGACCTCATACTGGGGAGCGAACCTGACTATTGCAATCCTCAACGGCACGGTCCCACAGTGGCGACTAGACGACATGGCAGTACGCATCGTCGCCGCGTGGTATTATGTCGACCGTGAAGGCCAACAAGTCGAGGATGCCCCAAGTTTCTCGAGTTGGACTCAGGACACCTTCGGCTTCCAGCACTTCTACGCACAGGAGGGATACACTTTACTCAACCACCATGTTGACGTGCAGCAGGACCATTTCCAAGGCATCAGGGAAGTTGCTGCCAAAGGAACCGTCCTGCTGAAGAATAACAATGCTCTTCCACTCACCGGCAAGGAGAAGCTCACAACAGTCTTCGGCTCGGACGCTGCCGAAAATCAGTATGGACCGAACGGCTGCGCAGACAGAGGTTGCGACAACGGAACACTGGCCATGGGATGGGGATCTGGCACGGCAAATTTCCCATACCTCATCACACCACTGGAAGCCATTAAAGCTGAGGTCCGCAGCCAGCGCGGCAACGTTGAAAGCGTCATCGATGACTATGCTTACCCTCAGATCGCGGCTCTCGCTCGTCGTGCTGGCGAGGTCGACGGAGTCTGCCTTGTGTTTGTCAATGCTGACGCCGGAGAGGTACGTACTGCCAGAGTGGAAGGCATTGCTATCCCGACATGCGTGCGCGCTATTTCGTGCCGCCGCATCGTTCATTCTGACATTGCCACGTGATTCCCGAGTATCGCTAACATCAGTTCGTCTGGCAGGGATACATAACCGTCGACGGAAACGAAGGTGACCGAAACAACCTTACATTGTGGCACAATGGCGACACCCTCATCCAGAATGTGACCAGTCAGTGCAACAACACGGTGGTCGTCATGCACACAGTCGGCCCAGTGCTTGTTGACGCTTGGTACGAGAACGAGAACGTGACCGCCATTATATGGGCAGGTATCCCAGGCCAAGAGAGCGGCAATGCCATCACAGACATTTTGTACGGAAAGGTCAACCCGGGAGGCAAGACGCCATTCACCTGGGGTCTCAACCGCGAAGACTATGGCACTGACGTGATGTATACCCCAAACAACGGTGTACTCGCGCCTCAGGACGACTTTGTAGAAGGAGTGTTCATCGACTACAGAGCATTCGACAAGGCCAACATTACTCCTGTCTATGAGTTCGGTTTTGGCCTGTCTTACACGGCCTTTGCATACTCCAATCTGCAGATTCAGGCACACGCCGATCCAGGCTACACACCGACTACTGGCGATACGCCACCGGCACCAACCTACGGCGTCATCAGCAACAACAGCGCCGACTATCTTTACCCAGACAACTTCACGCGCATTGAAGCCTAGTAAGTCAATCAGTCTCGATGCATTTTGATCTCCAGCTAACACTTGCTTCCTAgtatctacccgtacctgaACTTCACCTCCCTATCACAAAGTTCCGGCGATCCAGAATACGGTAGCAACTACAGCTTCCCAAGTGGCGGCTACGACAGCAGCCCACAGCCATACGCACCAGCCGGCAGCACCGTCGCTCCAGGCGGCAACCAAGCCCTCTACGATGTCCTCTTCACAGCCACCGCCACCATCACAAACACTGGGTCAGTTGTCGGTGATGAAGTTCCACAGCTTTACGTTAGTCTGGGTGGGCCAAACGACCCCAAGGTTGTCCTTCGCAACTTTGATCGCTTGACGATTCCAGCAGGAGGTAGTGCAACTTTCACAGCAGACATCATGAGGAGGGACCTTTCGAACTGGGACACTGCTGCTCAGGATTGGATCATTTCGAGCTACCCGAAGACGGTGTATGTTGGATGCTCGTCCCGGAAGTTGCCGCTAAGCGCATCGCTGGACGTGGGCGGTGGTGGTGCGACTCCCTACTAAGTCGCCGGAGGCTTTGTGGCGTGACGTGCGAATGCAAACGTAGTATACAACGAGAACGTATGTCGATCAAGTCTAAATCATCCATTGAGTCTTGCTTGAAATGGCGATGCTACAGCCTAACGTCTCTGGATTCTACAGTGACTTGGTTCTGCACCTGTATTATCATCCTTTGCGAGTCGTCACTCCCCAAACTATGCGTGCTCATCTCCGGCTCCTCCGAGGGTCGTGAAGGTCGGCCTTGGACTTCAGCTTCGCAATGTGTAGACGTTGCAACAGCCGGATATCGTGACACAGCAAAGTCGAACGTGTCGAGTCTATCCTTCGCAATGGATTGTTGCCGTGGGGCTCCGGCGCTTCCATTCGGTGGGTTTGAGTGTTTCGATTTGAGGCTTGACAAGGGGTATGAGCGCGAACGAGTGTTGCCGCTGTACTCGCTGGGCCGCATTGCGCCGTAGAAGGTAGCCAGGTCTTTGATGAAAGGCCGCAAGATAGGTAGTGTGGTGGAGACGAGTGAGTAATTGATCTGGGTGACGGTCCAGACAATGTAAAGGCTCTCAGACAGCGCAAAGTTGGTCAAGTCGGTTCGATCGAAAGTGGCCAGGCGCGCCGCGATGAATCCAACGATTGGCAGTCGCATACCAAAAGCAAGGACGACTATGGCTTTCTTGTGTAGTGCCGTGTGTAAACTTGACACTAGAAGGATCGCTGCAATAAACAGCGCCAGTTCCAAGATGATGTCGACAATCCCGATCGAGAGCACCCGCTGCCAGACTCCGTTGCACGATCCACTTGCGTACGACCATGGAGACGCTAGATCACACTGCAAAGCAAGCGCGAAGATCGATGCGACGGTCCAGGCGACTGAGCATACGAGTATACCTTGCATGATCCTCTTCATACTAGTCTTGGGAGTCAGTCGTATGATGAAGCAGGCCACGGAGCATTTGCAAAAGCCCAGCGCAACGATCGTGAGTAGCTGGCTGCTATAGAATGATTTCTCGACATGGCGGAGAGATGCTGGAGATAATAGATTGACCTGTCGTCCGAGTCCTCGAGCACATGCTTGCAGGATAATGGTCTCCGTGAGCCAAGCGAATAGCGTCGCGCCGGCTAGTAATATATCGTCCAAGCTGAGCTGTTGACGTAATATTGATTTCACATAGATCCGGATGATTGTCGAAAGCAGGGCCATTGCCAGTCCGAGGCTAGTCGCTATGATTATCCAGCCGCCATGGTCGGAATCGCTGATGATGGCGAAGGGTGGGTAGTACCCGTCCGGAACCGTGAAAGGTGCAGTATCTGACATCTCATGTTGAAAGTGCGATTGCAAGACCTCATCAGCACATGGTGAGCAGAAAGGTGTAAGTCCCCCCGAACCTGCCTCGTCAACAGAGATGAGGGTTTGCTGGTCGAGGACCAATCTCACAGCTCTCGCTATCACCCTCGTACCTGGCACGTCGACGCCACGCGATTCGCCGGCATGCAGTGTCACGGCTCCAGCTTATCGCGCCCCCATCAGCTTTCGTCGGTAAGTCTTGGTGCAAAGCTAGGTACAAAGCACGTTTTCGTGGTCTGCAGGAATAGAAATGGGCTCTCAAGCCTCCGGGTACTCGTCTTCGTCTAGTGCACGAGCCTGCTGTCAAGAAAGTCAATAGCAAAATGCGGGCCCCAAGCATTCCTCGCGCATGTGACATTGTGACTAGAGACATGTACATTGAATGGGAATTGCCGCTGCAATCGGCATCCGCCGCCTGCCATGGCACTCACATGCTGGCACTCTATCATGAGCGGCATAACGACCGTGATTGCGATGTTCTGTGCATCCAGGGCTGCGACACGTCAAGGCTGGCATACCTGGTCTTGTTGTCGGCTGATGAGGTTCGTGACGATGTTGAAGGTTCAGACAGAGTTCACTGTTTCGCGTGTGCCACCGCGAGATCTTCGGCGAGTCCGCGCTAGCGCGGCGCAGGGTCCAGCTTCTCACAAGCACGCACGGCACGGCATCTGCTGCGCCGCCGTCGATCCCGCCCGCCCGCTCCATTCCTGCCCGGACCCCGGTTCACACCCCTGCACGTCGCCGTTGCGCCTCGGGGAGGGCACATCGGCGGGGCCCCTACCCCTGCCTCGTAAGGGCCCCCCTCCTACTCGTTGCCGGCTCGAGTGCGCGCAAAACAATAGATGCTAGGGGGTCTTCGAGGTGCAATGTGTATTGAAGTCAATCAAAGCTCATCAAGGTGAGCGGCAAATGATGTGATGGGGCTCGGTCGGCTTTGTACTGGGGCTCAGGGAACATTGAAGTGTCGAGGGAGCTCTGACGGTGACGCTCGGCTGGCCGCAAGGGACACTCTTGGAATGGTTGCAAGACACTTACGCCTTGCCCGATGCCATGTCGGTGGTACTTTTCATGTTTGATGTTTGATCTtgacaggaccctatacaCCCACCAGGCCGAGGAAAGAACTTCTGCTCACGCTGTCTTGGCCGCGTGGTAGCAACGCTGATCGTTGTCAGTCAGCACGTGGCGCTCGTGTACCTCATACCTTCTCTGCCCAGCCTTTCGTCTCTGGTCATCGACCCTCCAAGGACTGGTCTATGGGTCAACGACTCCCGCACGATGGAGGTCAGCAAAATTTCAGAAGTCGGCATGGCGCCGACGATGGGTATCCACGATGCTCTCTCCATGGACGACAAGCAGAGCGTTGTAGCTGCGTCGATTCCAATCAAGTACAGAGGCACCAACGCTGATCAGAGAGACATGATGACGCTTGGAAAGAAGCAGGTGCTCCGCAGGAACTTTCGCTTCATCACAATGCTGGGTTTCGGGTCCACCGTCATTTGCTCGTGGGAAGTGATACTACCCGTCTTTTCTTTCGTGCTTACCGACGGAGGCTATGGCACTCTCTTCTGGGGCTTTATCGCCGTCACGACTGGCATGCTCTTGGTATATGCTAGCTTGGCAGAAATGGTTTCGATGTGAGAGCTCCCCAATTTGAGTGCTCGCGACCCAAACTGACATTCCAGGTGTCCTACTGCTGGCGGTCAGTACCATTGGTATGTTGCTGGAGAGTACGGGGTATCCAGCAGTGGCTTAGACCATAGAGATGTGTGCGAGACATGCGCTGCACGAGGCGCTTTACTTCACCGTTTGCACTACAGTCTAAGTCACTGCAATATGCTTCATCGGTACGGCTAACACCCTTCTGTTTGCAGGGtgtctgaatttgctcctCCCAAGTATCAGAAGATCCTCAGCTATATGACCGGCTGGCTATGCGCTACAGGCTGGCAGGTCTTTCTGGCATCTGTCGCTTTCATGGTCGGTGGTATCATTCAAGGACTCATTGCGCTGAATAATCCCGACTACGCTTTTGACCGATGGCACGCAACGCTGTTAACGATTGCCATTATGGCGTTTGCGATACTATTCAACACGGTCCTTGCTGTTCGCTTACCGCTGATTGAAGGCATCGTGCTCATACTTCATATCGCCGGCTTCTTCGGGGTACGTAGATCGCGCGCCTCACTTCACAATGATTCCACACCGCCGAGGCAATGATATGTGCCCCTGAATCATGGCTAATATCTGCTTTCTGGTAGGTCTTTATCCCGCTTTGGGTCTTGGCTCCGCGCGCACATTCAGACGTGCTACTCACCTTCGCGAACAATGGTGGCTGGCCGACGACTGGAATAGCAGCCATGATTGGCCTGACAACGCCGCTGACTGCCCTTATCGGTTATGATTGCTCAGTGCACATGAGCGAGGAGCTCCAAGACGCATCTCTGACCATGCCAAGAGCAATCATGTGGACGGTCGGCCCTAACGCCCTGCTCGGCTTCCTGATGGTAAGTGAACGGCGTCTTATCTATCAAGACGTGCGCGCTGCATCTCAGCTCGAGCATTACATGCTGAGTCAATGCCACGCACCACCTGACTATAGCTAATACCCTTCTCCTCGTATAGGCCATTACGCTATGCTTCACTGGCGGCCCGATCGACGCATTACTAGAGACGACCACCGGTCAGCCCTTCCTCCAAGTCTTCTACAACGGCACACGAAGTCTAGCGGGCGCCTCGACCATGGGCGCCATCGTCGTAGTCTGCCTAACATCCTGCTGCATCTCCGAAGTAGCCACAGCATCCCGGCAACTGTGGTCCTTTGCCCGTGACAACGGACTCCCCGGCTCCCAATGGATAGCGCACGTCACCCCAGGCTGGAACATCCCACTCCGATCTGTATTAATCTCGTTCGTGATTACCTCCCTACTGGCATGCATTAATCTCGGCTCCACCACCGCGCTTAATGCTATCAACTCGCTTGGCGGCGTCTCCGTGCTGAGCTCATATTTCATTACGATAGCTTGTCTGATATGGAGGAGGTTATATGGCGCGCCGCTGCCGCCACGGAGGTGGTCTCTCGGTCGATACGGCTTATGGATCAACATCGCCGCCCTCTGCTTCCTGATACCGTTGTGGTTCTTCTCGTTCTGGCCTCTGGCGCAACCTGTCACGAGTCAGAATATGAACTGGAACTCTACGATGTTTGGAGGCATGTTGGTTGTATCGGTGGTGTATTACATCGCGTACGGGCACAAGGTCTATGAGGTAAGTTATTGCTGCAGTTCTCCAGTCTTGCGGACTCCAGCTAAACCATTGTGCAGGGCCCTGTAGTACTCGTGAAGAGAGATCAGTAGACGCGAAACACACAGCATGAAGCGATGATATTATGACAGAATAGACAGGGTAAGGGATGGCAGTGGCCTCACGGCCTCTTTGTTCTGTTGGACATTGTCTTGTGGACACATCTGTGTTTCCTGACAGCTGATGCTTGTGATTCCCACACGTCTCCAGACTAGTCCTGCTGACTGTACCAATGCAATCCCAGTCATCCTATGTTGCACCCCTCTGCGGCTATGTAATAGTCCTAAATCGCCACTGGTGCTGGTTCAGGCAAGATGTGCTGATATCCAGAACCAAAAGCACCTTACTGCTTTTCAGTCGAGGGTGCGTCGGCTCCAGGCAGCGTCGGAGCCTGAGAGGGAGCAGAGGCCTGTGGCGAAATCTGCACACCAATCTCTGGCTTGAGTGCCAG contains the following coding sequences:
- a CDS encoding Iron-sulfur protein IND1 — its product is MYLTYSIITNMIGSCNTSRLLQLPSAIRCRPADLLLRGRLFSSTCRQTAGHENPLGLPRAGTPPNLAARMKRGLPGKKPIVNVRKVVAVSSAKGGVGKSTISTNLALAMARRGLRTGILDTDIYGPSIPTLLNLEGFEPELDSSNRLLPLTAYGVKAMSMGFLVPQDSPIAWRGLMVQKAMNQLLFEVAWPELDVLVMDLPPGTGDVQLTITQSIELDGAVIVSTPQDLALRDAVRGVEMFKKTKVPIMGMVQNMSTFTCTNCGHHHDIFGLDGARKKCGELGLDLLGDIPLDSQICSDADAGRPTVISQPESAQAAAFGVVAQALAAKLKL
- a CDS encoding Choline transport protein, translating into MEVSKISEVGMAPTMGIHDALSMDDKQSVVAASIPIKYRGTNADQRDMMTLGKKQVLRRNFRFITMLGFGSTVICSWEVILPVFSFVLTDGGYGTLFWGFIAVTTGMLLVYASLAEMVSMCPTAGGQYHWVSEFAPPKYQKILSYMTGWLCATGWQVFLASVAFMVGGIIQGLIALNNPDYAFDRWHATLLTIAIMAFAILFNTVLAVRLPLIEGIVLILHIAGFFGVFIPLWVLAPRAHSDVLLTFANNGGWPTTGIAAMIGLTTPLTALIGYDCSVHMSEELQDASLTMPRAIMWTVGPNALLGFLMAITLCFTGGPIDALLETTTGQPFLQVFYNGTRSLAGASTMGAIVVVCLTSCCISEVATASRQLWSFARDNGLPGSQWIAHVTPGWNIPLRSVLISFVITSLLACINLGSTTALNAINSLGGVSVLSSYFITIACLIWRRLYGAPLPPRRWSLGRYGLWINIAALCFLIPLWFFSFWPLAQPVTSQNMNWNSTMFGGMLVVSVVYYIAYGHKVYEGPVVLVKRDQ
- a CDS encoding Beta-glucosidase 1; its protein translation is MLFQHTALLTAALPLVFAQTPFTNDTTPNSPLTNATSPPHYPAPWGEGLGDWASAYEKARAFVSQLTLLEKVNLTTGVGWEGEKCVGNTGAIPRLGFKALCLQDSPLGIRFADFASAFSAGVTIAATWDRKLFYSRGYDMGTEHKLKGIDVQLGPVVGPLGRAPEGGRNWEGFSPDPALSGIAVYETVKGIQDAGVIACTKHYIANEQEHFRQGPPPGNLTESLSSNIDDVTMHELYLWPFADAVRAGTGSIMCSYNQINNSYGCQNSALLNGLLKNELGFQGFVVSDWAAQHSGVSSALAGLDMTMPGDVAFDSSTSYWGANLTIAILNGTVPQWRLDDMAVRIVAAWYYVDREGQQVEDAPSFSSWTQDTFGFQHFYAQEGYTLLNHHVDVQQDHFQGIREVAAKGTVLLKNNNALPLTGKEKLTTVFGSDAAENQYGPNGCADRGCDNGTLAMGWGSGTANFPYLITPLEAIKAEVRSQRGNVESVIDDYAYPQIAALARRAGEVDGVCLVFVNADAGEGYITVDGNEGDRNNLTLWHNGDTLIQNVTSQCNNTVVVMHTVGPVLVDAWYENENVTAIIWAGIPGQESGNAITDILYGKVNPGGKTPFTWGLNREDYGTDVMYTPNNGVLAPQDDFVEGVFIDYRAFDKANITPVYEFGFGLSYTAFAYSNLQIQAHADPGYTPTTGDTPPAPTYGVISNNSADYLYPDNFTRIEAYIYPYLNFTSLSQSSGDPEYGSNYSFPSGGYDSSPQPYAPAGSTVAPGGNQALYDVLFTATATITNTGSVVGDEVPQLYVSLGGPNDPKVVLRNFDRLTIPAGGSATFTADIMRRDLSNWDTAAQDWIISSYPKTVYVGCSSRKLPLSASLDVGGGGATPY